The Flammeovirgaceae bacterium genome contains a region encoding:
- a CDS encoding DUF2911 domain-containing protein, translated as MKRIILFTAFVAALTFVAAAQDKSKRPSPPAVAEGTIDGVKVKVDYSQPGAKGRKVMGGLVPYGEVWRTGANEATVIEFDKNVKIEGQALAAGKYTLFTIPGENEWTIIFNKKTGQWGAYDYAKNKDQDALQVKVKSGKTNFTELFTISVDKDVVTLKWENTAVSFKVSKG; from the coding sequence ATGAAAAGAATAATATTATTTACCGCTTTTGTTGCTGCGCTAACCTTCGTTGCCGCTGCACAGGATAAATCAAAACGACCAAGCCCTCCGGCTGTAGCCGAAGGAACCATTGATGGGGTAAAAGTTAAAGTGGATTACAGCCAGCCCGGTGCAAAAGGCCGCAAGGTGATGGGTGGCCTGGTGCCCTACGGTGAAGTATGGCGTACTGGCGCCAACGAGGCAACCGTTATTGAATTTGATAAGAATGTAAAAATCGAAGGGCAGGCATTGGCGGCCGGTAAGTATACCCTGTTTACAATCCCCGGAGAAAATGAGTGGACCATTATTTTTAACAAAAAGACAGGTCAGTGGGGTGCTTATGACTATGCCAAAAATAAAGATCAGGATGCCCTCCAGGTAAAAGTTAAATCCGGTAAGACCAACTTTACCGAACTGTTTACTATCAGTGTGGACAAAGATGTTGTTACCCTGAAATGGGAAAATACGGCCGTGTCCTTTAAGGTGAGCAAAGGCTGA
- a CDS encoding potassium/proton antiporter: MTLTSENILLLGSILLFLSIIASKTSYRVGVPALIMFLLLGMLAGSDGPGGIYFNDPKLTQFIGVIALNFILFSGAIDTKYESVQPVLKQGILLSTIGVLLTATVVGLCAYWLADIPLLESFLLGSIVSSTDAAAVFSILRGRSVGLKRNLRPMLELESGSNDPMAYVLTISLLSFYGNTEQTVLDLLLLFLQQMLIGAGLGFLLGKGIVLIVNKISLDVDGLYPVLVTALVLFTFSITDFVGGNGFLAIYISGLLVGNAQLIHKKTLIQFYDGIAWLMQIIMFLTLGLLVFPSQILPILGIGILIAAVLMFVARPIGVFISLAAFRIPFRDKLFISWVGLRGAVPIVFATYPLLAGVESAGTIFHIVFFITVTSVLLQGTTLTLVAKWLHLTVPEKVRKKSLLEMELIDDFKSELFEVDIQAENKSAGKSIVQLNFPKGATIVMINRNGKFIRPGGSTVLNANDKLLVMANDKETINKVFDSLR; encoded by the coding sequence ATGACACTCACCTCGGAAAATATTTTGCTACTGGGATCAATCCTGCTCTTTCTGAGCATAATTGCCAGTAAAACTTCGTACCGGGTTGGTGTTCCCGCACTGATCATGTTCCTTTTATTGGGTATGCTGGCCGGTTCAGATGGCCCTGGCGGAATTTATTTTAATGATCCCAAACTCACTCAGTTTATTGGAGTCATTGCACTAAATTTCATTCTCTTTTCGGGTGCCATTGACACCAAGTATGAAAGTGTACAACCCGTGCTTAAGCAGGGCATACTTCTTTCTACCATTGGCGTGTTGCTTACTGCCACTGTTGTTGGGTTGTGCGCTTATTGGCTGGCCGATATTCCGTTGCTTGAGAGTTTCCTGTTAGGATCGATAGTTTCTTCAACCGATGCCGCGGCCGTATTCTCCATTTTGCGAGGGCGAAGTGTTGGCTTAAAGCGAAACCTACGCCCCATGCTTGAACTGGAAAGCGGTAGCAACGATCCGATGGCCTACGTGCTTACCATTAGTTTACTGTCGTTCTACGGCAACACTGAACAAACCGTACTGGACTTGCTGTTGCTGTTTCTTCAACAAATGCTAATTGGTGCCGGTTTAGGCTTCCTGCTTGGAAAAGGTATAGTACTGATTGTAAATAAGATCAGCCTTGATGTTGATGGGCTTTATCCGGTGTTGGTTACTGCCTTGGTACTTTTCACGTTTTCAATTACCGACTTTGTTGGTGGAAACGGCTTTCTGGCAATTTACATCAGCGGCCTGCTGGTTGGTAACGCCCAACTCATCCATAAAAAAACATTAATTCAGTTTTACGATGGAATAGCATGGCTTATGCAAATCATTATGTTTCTTACGCTGGGGCTTCTTGTATTTCCGAGTCAGATACTCCCTATTTTAGGTATCGGCATTTTAATAGCAGCCGTCTTAATGTTTGTTGCCCGGCCCATCGGAGTATTTATCAGCCTTGCCGCATTTAGAATTCCTTTTCGTGATAAATTATTTATTTCGTGGGTTGGTTTACGGGGAGCCGTACCTATTGTATTTGCTACGTACCCTTTACTTGCCGGGGTTGAGAGTGCCGGTACCATTTTTCATATTGTTTTTTTTATCACGGTAACATCGGTACTGCTTCAAGGAACAACATTAACGCTTGTTGCTAAATGGCTTCATTTGACTGTTCCGGAAAAAGTCCGGAAAAAATCGTTGTTGGAAATGGAATTGATTGATGACTTTAAGTCGGAGTTGTTTGAGGTGGACATACAGGCTGAAAATAAATCAGCCGGAAAATCTATTGTACAACTGAACTTTCCCAAGGGAGCCACTATTGTTATGATAAACCGCAACGGGAAATTTATAAGGCCGGGCGGTTCAACCGTTTTAAACGCAAACGATAAGTTGCTGGTAATGGCTAATGACAAAGAAACCATTAACAAAGTCTTTGACAGCCTAAGGTAG
- a CDS encoding ATP-dependent zinc protease, whose translation METLGRYDRVDLPDLGLYNIHAKIDTGAFTSSLHCSRAEVVNGQLEFVLLDEEHPEFTGMKFVSGNFDQRDIKNSFGEVERRFLVTTTIVIFNEPITSEFSLSDRGSLKFPILLGRKILRDRYLIDVKKKNLSYKRKLAEKKAARQANRTIR comes from the coding sequence ATGGAAACCCTCGGCCGTTACGACCGCGTTGACCTGCCCGACCTGGGGCTGTATAACATTCATGCAAAAATTGATACCGGAGCCTTTACCAGCAGCCTGCATTGCTCGCGGGCCGAAGTGGTTAACGGACAGCTTGAATTTGTTTTGCTGGATGAGGAACACCCCGAGTTTACCGGGATGAAATTTGTTTCCGGAAACTTCGACCAGCGCGATATAAAAAACTCGTTTGGTGAAGTAGAGCGCAGGTTTCTGGTCACTACCACCATTGTTATTTTTAATGAGCCGATAACTTCAGAATTTTCGCTGAGCGACCGTGGATCGCTTAAATTTCCCATTCTGCTGGGGCGTAAAATTTTACGCGACCGGTACCTGATTGATGTGAAGAAAAAAAATCTATCTTACAAAAGAAAACTGGCCGAGAAAAAGGCTGCCCGCCAGGCAAACCGGACAATCCGCTAA
- the ffh gene encoding signal recognition particle protein has product MFDSLSQKLEKAFQTLKGQGRITEINVASTIKEIRKALIDADVNYKVAKEVTDEIKQKALGQNVLTAISPSQLLIKITNDELTALMGGTGEEITIAGNPAVILIAGLQGSGKTTFSGKLANYLKKQGRQVLLAACDIYRPAAIDQLKVLGQQIGVDVYAEPENKDAVKIANAAIEYARKNNYRIVIVDTAGRLAVDEEMMNEITRLKEALHPSETLFVVDSMTGQDAVNTAKAFNDRLNFDGVVLTKLDGDARGGAALSIRKVVEKPIKFISTGEKMDALDRFYPDRMASRILGMGDVVSLVEKAQQTFDEEEARRLNKKLRKNQFDFNDFLSQLEQIKKMGNMKDLLGMIPGVGKALKGVDVDDNSFKPVEAIIRSMTNEERENPDIINGSRKNRIAKGSGTSVQQVNQLLKQFGDMRKMMKTMNKMGGGAKALSALNPFGR; this is encoded by the coding sequence ATGTTCGATAGCTTAAGTCAAAAACTCGAAAAAGCATTCCAAACCCTTAAGGGGCAAGGCCGCATTACCGAAATTAACGTTGCCTCCACCATTAAAGAAATCCGCAAGGCCCTCATTGATGCGGACGTGAACTACAAAGTAGCCAAGGAGGTAACCGATGAAATCAAGCAAAAAGCCCTGGGCCAAAATGTGCTCACGGCTATTTCGCCAAGCCAGTTGCTCATTAAAATAACCAACGATGAGTTGACTGCCTTGATGGGAGGTACAGGCGAAGAGATTACCATTGCCGGCAACCCGGCCGTTATTCTTATCGCGGGTTTGCAGGGTTCGGGTAAAACAACTTTTTCAGGTAAACTGGCCAACTACCTGAAAAAGCAGGGCCGGCAGGTATTGCTTGCGGCCTGCGACATTTACCGGCCGGCAGCCATTGATCAGCTTAAAGTGCTTGGCCAGCAGATTGGTGTTGATGTGTATGCCGAACCCGAAAACAAAGATGCCGTAAAAATTGCCAACGCGGCTATTGAATATGCCAGAAAGAATAACTACCGTATTGTTATCGTAGATACAGCCGGCCGCCTGGCGGTGGATGAGGAAATGATGAATGAGATTACCCGGCTGAAGGAAGCGCTCCATCCTTCCGAAACGTTGTTCGTGGTGGATTCGATGACCGGCCAGGACGCGGTGAACACTGCAAAAGCATTTAACGACCGGCTGAATTTTGATGGCGTAGTACTTACCAAACTCGATGGCGATGCCCGTGGCGGTGCGGCCCTCTCCATCCGCAAGGTGGTTGAAAAGCCCATCAAGTTTATCAGCACCGGTGAGAAAATGGATGCCCTCGACCGGTTCTACCCCGACCGGATGGCCAGCCGCATCCTCGGCATGGGCGATGTGGTGTCGCTGGTAGAAAAAGCACAACAGACTTTTGATGAAGAAGAAGCCAGAAGGCTGAATAAAAAATTACGCAAGAACCAGTTCGACTTCAACGATTTCCTCAGTCAGCTTGAGCAGATTAAGAAAATGGGCAACATGAAGGACCTGCTGGGCATGATACCGGGCGTTGGTAAGGCGTTGAAAGGGGTGGATGTTGATGATAACTCTTTTAAGCCTGTGGAGGCCATTATCCGTTCCATGACCAATGAGGAGCGTGAGAACCCCGACATCATTAACGGCAGCCGGAAGAACCGCATCGCAAAAGGCAGCGGTACTTCGGTGCAGCAGGTTAACCAGTTGCTGAAACAATTTGGCGATATGCGTAAGATGATGAAAACCATGAATAAAATGGGCGGTGGGGCCAAAGCATTATCGGCATTAAACCCGTTTGGCCGGTAA